One stretch of Arthrobacter polaris DNA includes these proteins:
- the glpK gene encoding glycerol kinase GlpK, which produces MSQYVIAIDQGTTSSRAIVFDHDGNIVSSGQLEHEQIFPRPXWVEHNATEIWNNTREVIGTALAQANLTRHDIVGVGITNQRETAVVWDKNTGVPVYNAIVWQDTRTQGIVDELAADGGVERFKSKVGLPLATYFSGTKIKWILDNVEGARAKAEAGDLLFGNTDSWVTWNLTGGTDGGVHITDVTNASRTMFMDLETLQWDEEILAVFGVPKSMMPAIKSSSEVYGHVHGSQLLREVPVAGILXDQQAATFGQAAFDAGEAKNTYGTGCFLIFNTGEEIVHSKNGLLTTLGYKLGDAKPHYALEGSIAVTGSLIQWLRDNIGMIKSAPEVEELAAAVENNGGVYIVPAFSGLFAPYWRPDARGAIVGLTRFVNKNHIARAALEATAFQTREVLDAVNADSGVDLTELKVDGGMVANDALMQFQADILGVPVIRPKVTETTALGAAYAAGLAVGFWKGLXELSSNWSEDKRWEPNMDPAERDRQMRLWKKAVTKSMDWVDEDVL; this is translated from the coding sequence ATGTCTCAGTATGTAATTGCCATTGACCAGGGAACCACCAGCAGCCGTGCCATCGTGTTTGACCACGACGGCAATATTGTCTCCAGCGGCCAGCTGGAGCATGAGCAGATTTTCCCAAGGCCGNGCTGGGTTGAGCACAATGCAACAGAAATCTGGAACAACACCCGCGAGGTGATTGGTACAGCTCTGGCCCAGGCCAACCTGACGCGGCATGACATTGTCGGTGTTGGCATCACCAACCAGCGCGAAACCGCCGTCGTCTGGGACAAGAACACCGGTGTCCCCGTCTACAACGCCATTGTCTGGCAGGACACCCGCACCCAGGGCATCGTGGATGAATTGGCCGCTGATGGCGGTGTCGAACGTTTCAAGTCCAAGGTGGGCCTGCCTTTGGCCACCTACTTCTCCGGCACCAAGATCAAATGGATCCTGGACAACGTTGAAGGCGCCCGCGCGAAGGCCGAGGCCGGAGATCTGCTGTTCGGCAACACTGACAGTTGGGTGACCTGGAACCTGACAGGCGGCACCGACGGTGGGGTCCACATCACCGACGTCACCAACGCCTCCCGCACCATGTTCATGGATCTGGAAACCCTGCAATGGGACGAAGAGATCCTAGCCGTCTTCGGTGTGCCCAAGTCCATGATGCCAGCCATCAAGTCCTCCTCCGAGGTGTACGGCCACGTGCACGGCAGCCAGCTGCTGCGCGAAGTTCCCGTAGCAGGCATCCTGNGGGACCAGCAGGCAGCCACGTTCGGCCAGGCCGCGTTTGACGCCGGCGAGGCCAAGAACACCTATGGCACCGGCTGCTTCTTGATCTTCAACACGGGCGAGGAAATTGTCCACTCGAAGAACGGGCTCCTCACCACCTTGGGATACAAGCTCGGCGACGCCAAGCCGCACTATGCCCTTGAGGGTTCCATCGCCGTCACAGGGTCCTTGATCCAGTGGCTGCGCGATAACATCGGCATGATCAAGTCGGCACCTGAAGTCGAAGAGCTGGCAGCCGCGGTGGAAAACAACGGTGGCGTGTACATTGTGCCCGCGTTCTCCGGCCTGTTCGCACCGTACTGGCGTCCTGACGCTCGCGGTGCCATTGTGGGGTTGACCCGCTTTGTGAACAAGAATCACATTGCCCGTGCAGCCCTTGAGGCAACAGCGTTCCAGACCCGTGAAGTACTTGACGCTGTCAATGCGGACTCCGGCGTTGACTTGACTGAATTGAAAGTTGACGGCGGAATGGTCGCCAACGATGCCCTCATGCAGTTCCAGGCAGACATCCTCGGCGTGCCTGTGATCCGTCCCAAGGTCACCGAAACCACAGCCTTGGGTGCAGCTTATGCAGCAGGACTGGCTGTGGGCTTCTGGAAGGGCCTGNGGGAGCTGTCCTCCAACTGGTCTGAAGATAAGCGCTGGGAACCCAACATGGACCCGGCCGAGCGGGACCGTCAGATGCGTCTTTGGAAGAAGGCAGTCACCAAGTCCATGGACTGGGTTGACGAGGACGTCCTCTAA
- a CDS encoding MIP/aquaporin family protein, with protein MSLGIVFVSEVMGTMMLTLLGCGVVANVALKGTKGNSGGFLLVNWGWGLAVXAGVFVAAKSGAHLNPAVTVGLLANGKAEYAPGVAVDFASTMTYFGGEMVGAIIGAVVCWVAYKQHFDSEPDAATKLGVFSTGPAIRSYGWNVATEVIGTFVLVFVILHFSNGPAELGALPVALLVVGIGASLGGPTGYAINPARDLGPRIAHALLPIKGKGSSDWSYAWVPVVGPLVGGAFGGALASWLPLV; from the coding sequence ATGTCTCTTGGAATAGTGTTCGTATCCGAGGTGATGGGAACAATGATGCTCACCCTGCTGGGTTGTGGTGTTGTTGCCAACGTTGCCCTGAAAGGAACCAAGGGTAATTCCGGCGGGTTCCTTCTTGTTAACTGGGGCTGGGGCCTGGCAGTTNTTGCCGGTGTCTTTGTCGCTGCTAAGTCGGGTGCACACCTCAACCCTGCTGTGACCGTCGGCCTCCTCGCCAACGGCAAGGCGGAGTACGCTCCCGGCGTTGCTGTCGATTTTGCCTCCACCATGACCTACTTCGGTGGCGAAATGGTGGGTGCCATCATCGGCGCCGTCGTCTGCTGGGTCGCCTACAAGCAGCACTTCGACAGCGAACCTGACGCAGCCACCAAATTGGGCGTATTTTCCACGGGTCCTGCGATCCGCAGCTACGGCTGGAATGTTGCAACAGAAGTCATCGGCACCTTTGTGCTGGTCTTTGTCATCTTGCACTTCTCGAACGGACCCGCAGAACTTGGGGCGCTGCCTGTGGCCCTGCTGGTTGTCGGAATTGGTGCCTCACTGGGTGGACCCACCGGTTACGCCATTAACCCTGCCCGTGACCTGGGGCCGCGCATTGCGCACGCACTGCTGCCCATCAAGGGTAAGGGCTCCAGCGACTGGAGCTACGCCTGGGTTCCGGTTGTGGGTCCTTTGGTGGGTGGAGCGTTCGGTGGTGCTCTCGCCAGCTGGTTACCACTGGTTTAA